In Trichoderma atroviride chromosome 2, complete sequence, one DNA window encodes the following:
- a CDS encoding uncharacterized protein (EggNog:ENOG41) yields the protein MSMFRSLRKKTGSVFRKRKDKSSVPSVASVPSISWPLPNDSYPPSIATGEQTEATVDTTFHTAALVEEERKQAQEQLSEVQESNNTIVDILVTVTDPSASHTTAVHIPTVDTPAVEIPVVITPAVNSTTVDTPAVALAEAPIEAPAQEEVQVAEEEPKMDSYTPKKFVPFVEASAMRNNMFVHPASSHYGMVNPAIMSGFGDEDDDSIWLVDDEETDPEAESAQTPEADDEGEEVVQLDEEDYEEEGSEEFDMEEREEDEEEEEDDEVEEEEVQVEEDDDEVEEDEEEAEEASTSVSLPRTNQSQPPSVHSEPETAPIANAQTGFRYRINLALLDDDFATPEEDKDPVPTTYRRGRNMAASSGSSTPAIGNPYVELLEQQDSAMTEAYQRRLDLSGRRGDDKADDFSFGQRYQSDPGTSSVLVTHQRIPSDRENNDDRDCLICADTKEEILFPRFSPTASCTHSPNTCLECLERSIRSDLTGKIWTDIRCPECRQLLEYTDIQRYADEETFKRYETLALRAAMAEAENFFWCTSGCGSGQIHDTGHDHPIVICLHCSHRSCFRHNVAWHQGLTCEEYEQLLADPDNFRSKLELDNEAWAASQKEQLEADRAMAQGLLEEERRARERRERRDREERERAQKAVDLARQIATRRKAEEEMSRETVGRTTKPCPGCGWAIEKNDGCSHMTCAKCKHQFCYECGADHKRILENDNTIHKDDCKFHPNQLEDLDGIEEKESDGNDEAK from the exons ATGAGCATGTTTCGCTCCCTCAGGAAAAAGACGGGATCTGTTTTTCGCAAACGAAAGGACAAGAGCTCTGTTCCCTCAGTGGCTTCGGTTCCCAGCATTAGCTGGCCGCTCCCAAACGATTCATACCCACCGTCGATTGCTACGGGAGAACAAACGGAGGCGACGGTTGATACTACGTTTCATACTGCAGCGTTGGTGGAAGAGGAACGAAAACAAGCACAAGAGCAGCTGTCGGAGGTGCAAGAAAGCAATAACACTATTGTTGATATTCTTGTCACTGTCACTGACCCGTCTGCTTCTCACACTACTGCTGTTCATATACCAACAGTTGATACGCCGGCAGTTGAGATACCCGTGGTTATTACACCAGCAGTTAATTCTACTACTGTTGACACACCGGCTGTAGCGCTGGCAGAGGCTCCAATTGAAGCGCCcgcgcaagaagaagtccaagTTGCTGAAGAGGAGCCCAAAATGGATTCCTACACTCCAAAGAAGTTTGTCCCATTCGTGGAAGCGTCAGCAATGAGGAACAACATGTTTGTGCATCCTGCCTCTTCGCATTACGGCATGGTGAACCCCGCCATCATGAGCGGCTTcggggatgaagacgacgactcGATCTGGCTagtggatgatgaagagacggATCCAGAGGCTGAAAGTGCACAGACGCCTGAGGCGGATGATGAAGGGGAGGAAGTTGTGCAACTAGACGAAGAAGActacgaagaagaaggaagcgaAGAGTTTGATATGGAGGAacgggaagaagatgaggaagaagaagaagatgatgaagtggaagaagaggaagtgcaagtggaagaagacgatgacgaggtagaagaagacgaggaggaagcagaagaggccaGCACAAGTGTCTCTTTGCCAAGAACGAATCAATCTCAACCTCCCTCAGTACACAGCGAGCCCGAGACAGCCCCAATAGCCAATGCACAAACCGGGTTCAGATATCGCATCAACCTTGCTTTATTGGACGACGACTTTGCGACCCcggaagaagacaaagaccCAGTTCCTACCACATATCGCAGAGGAAGGAATATGGCTGCCTCTAGCGGCTCTTCTACTCCTGCCATAGGCAACCCGTATGTCGAACTCCTCGAGCAGCAAGACTCTGCCATGACAGAAGCGTATCAACGCCGTCTAGATCTGTCTGGCAGGCGTGGAGATGACAAAGCTGATGATTTCAG TTTCGGGCAACGATATCAAAGCGATCCAGGAACATCGTCTGTGCTAGTTACGCATCAACGTATTCCGTCAGATCGTGAGAACAATGATGACCGCGATTGCTTGATTTGTGCCGACACCAAAGAGGAAATCCTCTTTCCTCGGTTTTCTCCAACGGCGTCTTGCACACATTCCCCAAACACATGCCTCGAGTGTCTGGAAAGATCTATCCGATCTGATCTGACAGGCAAGATTTGGACAGATATCAGATGCCCCGAGTGTCGACAACTACTAGAATATACAGACATCCAGCGTTACGCTGATGAAGAGACATTTAAGAG ATACGAAACGCTTGCCCTCCgagccgccatggctgaagctgaaaacTTCTTTTGGTGCACATCTGGCTGTGGCTCTGGTCAGATACATGACACCGGCCACGACCACCCCATTGTCATTTGCCTTCACTGCAGCCACCGATCCTGCTTTCGTCACAACGTCGCCTGGCATCAGGGTTTGACTTGCGAAGAGTACGAACAGTTGCTTGCCGACCCGGACAACTTTCGTTCCAAGCTTGAACTTGATAACGAAGCGTGGGCAGCTTCGCAAAAAGAACAGCTTGAAGCCGACAGAGCTATGGCCCAAGGCctgttggaagaagaaagaagggctagagagaggagagagaggagagatcGCGAAGAAAGGGAGAGGGCACAGAAAGCAGTCGATTTGGCGAGACAAATTGccacaagaagaaaggcCGAGGAAGAAATGAGCAGAGAAACAGTCGGGAGAACGACGAAGCCTTGCCCTGGATGCGGTTGGGCGATTGAAAAGAACGATGGATG TTCACACATGACTT GCGCCAAATGCAAACATCAATTTTGCTATGAATGCGGTGCTGACCATAAGCGGATTCTCGAGAACGATAACACTATTCATAAAGATGACTGTAAATTTCACCCAAACCAACTAGAAGACTTGGATGGTattgaagaaaaggagagcgATGGAAATGACGAAGCAAAATAG
- a CDS encoding uncharacterized protein (EggNog:ENOG41) yields the protein MSMFRSLRKKTGSVFRKRKDKSSVPSVASVPSISWPLPNDSYPPSIATGEQTEATVDTTFHTAALVEEERKQAQEQLSEVQESNNTIVDILVTVTDPSASHTTAVHIPTVDTPAVEIPVVITPAVNSTTVDTPAVALAEAPIEAPAQEEVQVAEEEPKMDSYTPKKFVPFVEASAMRNNMFVHPASSHYGMVNPAIMSGFGDEDDDSIWLVDDEETDPEAESAQTPEADDEGEEVVQLDEEDYEEEGSEEFDMEEREEDEEEEEDDEVEEEEVQVEEDDDEVEEDEEEAEEASTSVSLPRTNQSQPPSVHSEPETAPIANAQTGFRYRINLALLDDDFATPEEDKDPVPTTYRRGRNMAASSGSSTPAIGNPYVELLEQQDSAMTEAYQRRLDLSGRRGDDKADDFSFGQRYQSDPGTSSVLVTHQRIPSDRENNDDRDCLICADTKEEILFPRFSPTASCTHSPNTCLECLERSIRSDLTGKIWTDIRCPECRQLLEYTDIQRYADEETFKRYETLALRAAMAEAENFFWCTSGCGSGQIHDTGHDHPIVICLHCSHRSCFRHNVAWHQGLTCEEYEQLLADPDNFRSKLELDNEAWAASQKEQLEADRAMAQGLLEEERRARERRERRDREERERAQKAVDLARQIATRRKAEEEMSRETVGRTTKPCPGCGWAIEKNDGCSHMTCK from the exons ATGAGCATGTTTCGCTCCCTCAGGAAAAAGACGGGATCTGTTTTTCGCAAACGAAAGGACAAGAGCTCTGTTCCCTCAGTGGCTTCGGTTCCCAGCATTAGCTGGCCGCTCCCAAACGATTCATACCCACCGTCGATTGCTACGGGAGAACAAACGGAGGCGACGGTTGATACTACGTTTCATACTGCAGCGTTGGTGGAAGAGGAACGAAAACAAGCACAAGAGCAGCTGTCGGAGGTGCAAGAAAGCAATAACACTATTGTTGATATTCTTGTCACTGTCACTGACCCGTCTGCTTCTCACACTACTGCTGTTCATATACCAACAGTTGATACGCCGGCAGTTGAGATACCCGTGGTTATTACACCAGCAGTTAATTCTACTACTGTTGACACACCGGCTGTAGCGCTGGCAGAGGCTCCAATTGAAGCGCCcgcgcaagaagaagtccaagTTGCTGAAGAGGAGCCCAAAATGGATTCCTACACTCCAAAGAAGTTTGTCCCATTCGTGGAAGCGTCAGCAATGAGGAACAACATGTTTGTGCATCCTGCCTCTTCGCATTACGGCATGGTGAACCCCGCCATCATGAGCGGCTTcggggatgaagacgacgactcGATCTGGCTagtggatgatgaagagacggATCCAGAGGCTGAAAGTGCACAGACGCCTGAGGCGGATGATGAAGGGGAGGAAGTTGTGCAACTAGACGAAGAAGActacgaagaagaaggaagcgaAGAGTTTGATATGGAGGAacgggaagaagatgaggaagaagaagaagatgatgaagtggaagaagaggaagtgcaagtggaagaagacgatgacgaggtagaagaagacgaggaggaagcagaagaggccaGCACAAGTGTCTCTTTGCCAAGAACGAATCAATCTCAACCTCCCTCAGTACACAGCGAGCCCGAGACAGCCCCAATAGCCAATGCACAAACCGGGTTCAGATATCGCATCAACCTTGCTTTATTGGACGACGACTTTGCGACCCcggaagaagacaaagaccCAGTTCCTACCACATATCGCAGAGGAAGGAATATGGCTGCCTCTAGCGGCTCTTCTACTCCTGCCATAGGCAACCCGTATGTCGAACTCCTCGAGCAGCAAGACTCTGCCATGACAGAAGCGTATCAACGCCGTCTAGATCTGTCTGGCAGGCGTGGAGATGACAAAGCTGATGATTTCAG TTTCGGGCAACGATATCAAAGCGATCCAGGAACATCGTCTGTGCTAGTTACGCATCAACGTATTCCGTCAGATCGTGAGAACAATGATGACCGCGATTGCTTGATTTGTGCCGACACCAAAGAGGAAATCCTCTTTCCTCGGTTTTCTCCAACGGCGTCTTGCACACATTCCCCAAACACATGCCTCGAGTGTCTGGAAAGATCTATCCGATCTGATCTGACAGGCAAGATTTGGACAGATATCAGATGCCCCGAGTGTCGACAACTACTAGAATATACAGACATCCAGCGTTACGCTGATGAAGAGACATTTAAGAG ATACGAAACGCTTGCCCTCCgagccgccatggctgaagctgaaaacTTCTTTTGGTGCACATCTGGCTGTGGCTCTGGTCAGATACATGACACCGGCCACGACCACCCCATTGTCATTTGCCTTCACTGCAGCCACCGATCCTGCTTTCGTCACAACGTCGCCTGGCATCAGGGTTTGACTTGCGAAGAGTACGAACAGTTGCTTGCCGACCCGGACAACTTTCGTTCCAAGCTTGAACTTGATAACGAAGCGTGGGCAGCTTCGCAAAAAGAACAGCTTGAAGCCGACAGAGCTATGGCCCAAGGCctgttggaagaagaaagaagggctagagagaggagagagaggagagatcGCGAAGAAAGGGAGAGGGCACAGAAAGCAGTCGATTTGGCGAGACAAATTGccacaagaagaaaggcCGAGGAAGAAATGAGCAGAGAAACAGTCGGGAGAACGACGAAGCCTTGCCCTGGATGCGGTTGGGCGATTGAAAAGAACGATGGATG TTCACACATGACTTGTAAGTGA
- a CDS encoding uncharacterized protein (EggNog:ENOG41), with protein sequence MPSFTLHLTMSPDKGQGTIPLDDMRARQPNGHAVLRKERKSTKTADKAETEAKVQDHKKETDVNDDQAMLDGEQHEEAPVEVDAADFAKDEVTETSISPELVPARRYNLNVPVPFPDGAQSDDDDFELAEMTSSMYAAAEGFSGMDSDDFMPRRRLSDGDGARDELREQAQLRQLQDAITRLTLEKESAEREAIKARQQIEDLKHLLNSDMEEIAKDTESLGAEMKRLKEENNLLREELNDAQSHIFSLQPYRKDLTPEEVGRQYDDLVESVQDWVQKFMGFWLDDYETGVEALASYARKNAQEAAKLKKVVHKHPDLIHGCMFPETDEDIIVAVIMRFLNDHIFQKVLYGSASGYTDMVSFIETQMQTAVEPKRDLFAVRTWTAESYNALMSAPQFRSVRTRRSRDLTIGLAEVLRIFCKKDKHAWFYQNTEERCIKPAMALYEKLQVATHHFYLDIQPYISWSGSNHIAHSQEFHECVEDLDCRNILHNRKAFNMNKMDPRPTKADIHRNLLNVCTVVPALYIRQIGQRDAIKAPSIVRKQQMLVAWGSDEKKDKFTEEGDESLVHMLCLSKPRKKSEGWLS encoded by the exons ATGCCCTCTTTTACGCTGCATCTCACCATGTCTCCcgacaaaggccaaggaaCAATTCCCCTCGATGACATGCGAGCGCGCCAACCCAACGGCCATGCAGTGCTGCGCAAGGAGAGAAAATCGACCAAAACCGCTGACAAGGCTGAGACCGAGGCAAAGGTCCAAGACCACAAGAAAGAGACGGATGTGAATGACGACCAGGCCATGTTGGACGGAGAGCAGCACGAAGAGGCTCCCGTCGAAGTGGATGCCGCCGACTTTGCAAAAGACGAAGTCACCGAGACGTCCATTTCTCCAGAGCTTGTTCCTGCGAGGCGATATAACCTGAACGTGCCAGTTCCATTTCCCGACGGAGCTCAatccgacgacgacgactttgaaTTGGCTGAAATGACTAGTTCCATGTACGCAGCGGCCGAGGGATTCTCCGGCATGGACAGCGACGATTTCATGCCTCGGCGACGCCTTTCTGACGGCGATGGAGCGCGAGACGAGCTGAGAGAACAGGCGCAGCTCAGACAGCTCCAAGATGCCATCACGAGACTCACCCTCGAAAAGGAGAGCGCCGAGAGAGAAGCGATCAAGGCCAGACAGCAAATTGAAGACTTGAAGCATCTACTAAATTCCGACATGGAGGAAATCGCCAAGGACACGGAGTCTCTTGGCGCAGAAATGAAGAGGctcaaagaagagaacaatCTCTTGAGAGAAGAGCTCAACGATGCGCAGTCGCACATCTTCAGCCTGCAGCCGTATCGTAAGGACCTCACCCCAGAGGAAGTAGGACGG CAATATGATGATCTAGTTGAGTCAGTTCAAGACTGGGTTCAGAAATTCATGGGCTTTTGGCTAGATGACTATGAGACTGGCGTTGAGGCTCTCGCCTCCTACGCGCGGAAGAATgcccaagaagctgcaaagCTTAAGAAGGTTGTGCACAAGCATCCGGATCTGATCCACGGCTGCATGTTTCCAGAGACGGATGAAgacatcatcgtcgctgtTATTATGCGATTTCTCAACGACCACATCTTCCAAAAAGTCCTCTACGGCTCTGCGTCCGGCTACACCGATATGGTGAGCTTTATCGAGACACAGATGCAGACCGCCGTTGAGCCCAAGAGAG ACTTGTTTGCTGTTCGCACATGGACCGCCGAGAGTTATAATGCCTTGATGAGCGCTCCACAGTTCAGAAGTGTTCGCACTCGGCGCAGCAGAGATTTGACTATAGGCCTGGCAGAAGTGCTTCGCATATTTTGCAAAAAGGACAAACACGCCTGGTTTTACCAAAACACGGAAGAGCGCTGCATCAAGCCCGCTATGGCGCTCTACGAAAAGCTTCAGGTTGCTACACACCACTTCTATCTCGATATCCAGCCCTACATCTCATGGAGCGGCAGCAACCACATTGCCCATTCACAAGAATTCCACGAGTGCGTCGAGGATCTTGACTGCAGAAACATCCTGCATAACAGAAAGGCCTTCAACATGAACAAGATGGACCCTCGACCTACAAAGGCCGATATCCACCGCAATCTACTCAACGTGTGTACCGTGGTCCCCGCCCTTTACATCCGCCAGATCGGCCAGcgcgatgccatcaaggcgcCGTCGATTGTAcgcaagcagcagatgctaGTAGCCTGGGGTTCTGATGAAAAGAAGGACAAATTCACCGAGGAGGGCGACGAGTCGCTGGTCCATATGCTCTGCCTCTCAAAGCCTCGGAAGAAATCAGAGGGTTGGTTAAGCTGA
- a CDS encoding uncharacterized protein (EggNog:ENOG41~SECRETED:SignalP(1-18)) — MRSSQLFVLASAIATAAATIFPEGVTTIAGVSTTQHVLVGTESGLAHTEDVAIPTVSASITPSSGWTSSEAQTATESGSDESSASTTSITRPADFPNATTTLASSRVPTKSQNTTTPTSHVTGGAIPQQMQSSMAGLIGFCIMGLIML, encoded by the exons ATGCGCTCCTCACAACTCTTTGTCCTTGCTAGTGCtatagcaacagcagcagcaaccatcTTCCCCGAAGGCGTGACAACTATTGCCGGTGTATCGACAACCCAACATGTCTTGGTCGGGACCGAGAGCGGACTTGCACACACAGAGGATGTTGCCATTCCCACCGTGTCAGCATCTATAACACCGTCGTCAGGCTGGACGAGCTCAGAAGCGCAGACGGCAACAGAGAGCGGCTCTGACGAGTCTTCTGCTTCCACCACCAGCATTACGCGGCCTGCCGACTTTCCAAATGCAACCA CTACTTTGGCAAGCAGTCGGGTTCCTACAAAGTCTCAGAACACCACAACACCTACCAGCCACGTAACCGGTGGCGCTATTCCGCAACAGATGCAGAGCTCCATGGCTGGGCTGATAGGATTCTGCATAATGGGATTGATCATGTTATag
- a CDS encoding uncharacterized protein (BUSCO:EOG092D4SWY), whose amino-acid sequence MADEEYTIYDEIEIEDMTFDEALQIYHYPCPCGDRFSIGIDDLRDEQDIAVCPSCSLMIRVIFDLDDLPKPPPTGNSGGQIPVAA is encoded by the exons ATGGCCGACGAAGAATACACCATTTACGATGAGATCGAAATCGAAGACATGACCTTTGACGAGGCTCTTCAAATCTACCACTACCCATGCCCTTGCGGCGACCGTTTCTCGATTGGCATCGACGACCTGCGCGACGAACAAGATATTGCCGTGTGCCCAAGCTGCAGCCTGATGATCAGAGTCATCTTTGACCTC GACGACCTACCCAAGCCTCCTCCTACCGGCAACTCTGGAGGCCAGATTCCCGTCGCTGCTTAG
- a CDS encoding uncharacterized protein (EggNog:ENOG41) — protein sequence MSMFRSLRKKTGSVFRKRKDKSSVPSVASVPSISWPLPNDSYPPSIATGEQTEATVDTTFHTAALVEEERKQAQEQLSEVQESNNTIVDILVTVTDPSASHTTAVHIPTVDTPAVEIPVVITPAVNSTTVDTPAVALAEAPIEAPAQEEVQVAEEEPKMDSYTPKKFVPFVEASAMRNNMFVHPASSHYGMVNPAIMSGFGDEDDDSIWLVDDEETDPEAESAQTPEADDEGEEVVQLDEEDYEEEGSEEFDMEEREEDEEEEEDDEVEEEEVQVEEDDDEVEEDEEEAEEASTSVSLPRTNQSQPPSVHSEPETAPIANAQTGFRYRINLALLDDDFATPEEDKDPVPTTYRRGRNMAASSGSSTPAIGNPYVELLEQQDSAMTEAYQRRLDLSGRRGDDKADDFSFGQRYQSDPGTSSVLVTHQRIPSDRENNDDRDCLICADTKEEILFPRFSPTASCTHSPNTCLECLERSIRSDLTGKIWTDIRCPECRQLLEYTDIQRYADEETFKRYETLALRAAMAEAENFFWCTSGCGSGQIHDTGHDHPIVICLHCSHRSCFRHNVAWHQGLTCEEYEQLLADPDNFRSKLELDNEAWAASQKEQLEADRAMAQGLLEEERRARERRERRDREERERAQKAVDLARQIATRRKAEEEMSRETVGRTTKPCPGCGWAIEKNDGCSHMTCIKCRFEFCWGCTSTWSNTHSIYCQG from the exons ATGAGCATGTTTCGCTCCCTCAGGAAAAAGACGGGATCTGTTTTTCGCAAACGAAAGGACAAGAGCTCTGTTCCCTCAGTGGCTTCGGTTCCCAGCATTAGCTGGCCGCTCCCAAACGATTCATACCCACCGTCGATTGCTACGGGAGAACAAACGGAGGCGACGGTTGATACTACGTTTCATACTGCAGCGTTGGTGGAAGAGGAACGAAAACAAGCACAAGAGCAGCTGTCGGAGGTGCAAGAAAGCAATAACACTATTGTTGATATTCTTGTCACTGTCACTGACCCGTCTGCTTCTCACACTACTGCTGTTCATATACCAACAGTTGATACGCCGGCAGTTGAGATACCCGTGGTTATTACACCAGCAGTTAATTCTACTACTGTTGACACACCGGCTGTAGCGCTGGCAGAGGCTCCAATTGAAGCGCCcgcgcaagaagaagtccaagTTGCTGAAGAGGAGCCCAAAATGGATTCCTACACTCCAAAGAAGTTTGTCCCATTCGTGGAAGCGTCAGCAATGAGGAACAACATGTTTGTGCATCCTGCCTCTTCGCATTACGGCATGGTGAACCCCGCCATCATGAGCGGCTTcggggatgaagacgacgactcGATCTGGCTagtggatgatgaagagacggATCCAGAGGCTGAAAGTGCACAGACGCCTGAGGCGGATGATGAAGGGGAGGAAGTTGTGCAACTAGACGAAGAAGActacgaagaagaaggaagcgaAGAGTTTGATATGGAGGAacgggaagaagatgaggaagaagaagaagatgatgaagtggaagaagaggaagtgcaagtggaagaagacgatgacgaggtagaagaagacgaggaggaagcagaagaggccaGCACAAGTGTCTCTTTGCCAAGAACGAATCAATCTCAACCTCCCTCAGTACACAGCGAGCCCGAGACAGCCCCAATAGCCAATGCACAAACCGGGTTCAGATATCGCATCAACCTTGCTTTATTGGACGACGACTTTGCGACCCcggaagaagacaaagaccCAGTTCCTACCACATATCGCAGAGGAAGGAATATGGCTGCCTCTAGCGGCTCTTCTACTCCTGCCATAGGCAACCCGTATGTCGAACTCCTCGAGCAGCAAGACTCTGCCATGACAGAAGCGTATCAACGCCGTCTAGATCTGTCTGGCAGGCGTGGAGATGACAAAGCTGATGATTTCAG TTTCGGGCAACGATATCAAAGCGATCCAGGAACATCGTCTGTGCTAGTTACGCATCAACGTATTCCGTCAGATCGTGAGAACAATGATGACCGCGATTGCTTGATTTGTGCCGACACCAAAGAGGAAATCCTCTTTCCTCGGTTTTCTCCAACGGCGTCTTGCACACATTCCCCAAACACATGCCTCGAGTGTCTGGAAAGATCTATCCGATCTGATCTGACAGGCAAGATTTGGACAGATATCAGATGCCCCGAGTGTCGACAACTACTAGAATATACAGACATCCAGCGTTACGCTGATGAAGAGACATTTAAGAG ATACGAAACGCTTGCCCTCCgagccgccatggctgaagctgaaaacTTCTTTTGGTGCACATCTGGCTGTGGCTCTGGTCAGATACATGACACCGGCCACGACCACCCCATTGTCATTTGCCTTCACTGCAGCCACCGATCCTGCTTTCGTCACAACGTCGCCTGGCATCAGGGTTTGACTTGCGAAGAGTACGAACAGTTGCTTGCCGACCCGGACAACTTTCGTTCCAAGCTTGAACTTGATAACGAAGCGTGGGCAGCTTCGCAAAAAGAACAGCTTGAAGCCGACAGAGCTATGGCCCAAGGCctgttggaagaagaaagaagggctagagagaggagagagaggagagatcGCGAAGAAAGGGAGAGGGCACAGAAAGCAGTCGATTTGGCGAGACAAATTGccacaagaagaaaggcCGAGGAAGAAATGAGCAGAGAAACAGTCGGGAGAACGACGAAGCCTTGCCCTGGATGCGGTTGGGCGATTGAAAAGAACGATGGATG TTCACACATGACTT GCATCAAATGTCGCTTCGAATTTTGCTGGGGCTGTACCTCCACTTGGAGCAATACCCATAGCATCTACTGCCAAGGATAA
- a CDS encoding uncharacterized protein (TransMembrane:3 (i115-133o155-174i348-368o)), with the protein MAWQSKLALSKDRSLRGIIAHLTGLYVKHRTRISRAIWISLFVALANRIRHAISEQKAASAREAAQRAARQATVTAGTEETPRKKVALNREFFKSLMRLSKIVVPGWRSKEARMLASHSFFLVLRTLISVRVAEMDGAIVKALVKGNGKEFLKRIVWWMLIAVPATFTNSMLSYHQAELSLQYRTRLTQHIHDKYLSKLTFYGISALDDRIKNPDQLIAVDVSKFSNSLAELYSNLAKPALDMTIYTYTLSKSVGSEGVIFMTLLVQLSANLMRVLTPPFGKYVADEARLEGEFRFQHSRLIDYSEEIALYGGHTAEKDTLDKGYFTLIKHVNYILRRRFYHGFMEDFVIKYFWGALGLLLCSVPVFVKLPGQIVMNVGDRTEAFVTNRRMLLSASDAFGRIMFSYREIMELAGYTSRVATLLNVMDDIQMGHFEKKLVSSSGTEDNEAVLKGRGTVHESKDYIRFEDVPIISPNGDVLVKALSFSLSHGDHLLVVGPNGCGKSSLFRILGGLWPVYGGTVYKPPLYLHLLSSPAPLPVPWLPSSANYLSRLPTPDAFQGCQ; encoded by the exons ATGGCCTGGCAGTCGAAACTCGCCCTGTCCAAGGACCGGTCTCTTCGCGGCATCATCGCCCACCTCACCGGGCTGTACGTCAAGCACCGAACGCGCATTTCGCGTGCCATCTGGATCTCCCTCTTTGTCGCCCTCGCCAATCGCATTCGCCATGCCATCTCGGAGCAAAAGGCCGCCTCTGCGCGCGAGGCCGCTCAGCGGGCGGCTCGCCAAGCGACCGTAACCGCCGGGACCGAGGAAACACCCAGGAAGAAGGTCGCTCTGAACCGCGAGTTCTTCAAGTCCTTGATGCGCCTGAGCAAGATCGTGGTGCCCGGCTGGCGCAGCAAAGAGGCGAGGATGCTGGCCAgccacagcttcttcttggtccTGAGGACTTTGATCAGCGTTCGGGTTGCAGAAATGGACGGAGCCATTGTCAAGGCCTTGGTCAAGGGAAACGGCAAGGAATTCTTGAAGCGCATTGTCTGGTGGATGCTGATCGCTGTCCCCGCAACCTTTACAAACTCGATG CTTTCCTACCATCAAGCCGAGCTCTCTCTGCAATACCGGACGAGACTGACACAGCATATACACGACAAATACCTATCCAAATTGACCTTTTATGGCATCTCGGCACTCGATGATCGGATAAAGAATCCAGACCAACTCATCGCCGTCGATGTATCGAAATTCTCCAATAGTCTGGCAGAGCTTTACAGCAATCTTGCCAAACCAGCTCTTGACATG ACCATCTACACATATACTTTATCAAAGAGCGTTGGAAGCGAGGGTGTCATCTTCATGACGCTACTAGTTCAGCTCTCAGCAAACCTGATGCGCGTCTTGACGCCACCCTTTGGCAAGTATGTCGCCGACGAAGCTCGCTTAGAGGGAGAATTCCGCTTCCAGCACTCTCGCTTGATCGATTACAGCGAAGAAATTGCCCTGTATGGCGGCCATACCGCGGAAAAGGACACATTGGACAAGGGTTACTTTACTCTTATCAAGCACGTGAATTACATCCTTCGACGACGCTTCTACCATGGCTTTATGGAAGATTTCGTCATCAAATATTTCTGGGGTGCTTTGGGTCTGCTGCTTTGCAGTGTCCCCGTCTTTGTCAAGCTTCCCGGCCAGATTGTCATGAACGTGGGAGATAGAACAGAGGCTTTCGTGACGAATCGCCGTATGCTCCTCTCTGCATCTGATGCCTTTGGCAGAATCATGTTCTCGTACAGAGAAATCATGGAGCTGGCTGGATATACCTCCAGAGTTGCCACCCTGCTCAACGTCATGGATGACATTCAGATGGGTCActtcgagaagaagcttgtctcttcttctgggaCAGAGGACAACGAGGCTGTTCTCAAGGGCCGCGGTACGGTCCATGAAAGCAAGGACTATATTAGGTTTGAGGATGT GCCCATCATCTCGCCCAACGGCGATGTTCTCGTCAAAGCGCTCTCATTCTCCCTCTCTCATGGTGACCACCTACTCGTCGTTGGACCCAATGGCTGTGGAAAATCCTCATTGTTCCGTATCCTTGGAGGCTTATGGCCTGTCTACGGAGGCACTGTTTACAAGCCCCCCCTTTACCTCCATCTTCTATCTTCCCCAGCGCCCCTACCTGTCCCGTGGCTCCCTTCGTCAGCAAATTATCTATCCCGACTCCCTACGCCAGATGCGTTCCAAGGGTGTCAATGA